A window from Panthera uncia isolate 11264 unplaced genomic scaffold, Puncia_PCG_1.0 HiC_scaffold_1200, whole genome shotgun sequence encodes these proteins:
- the LOC125916808 gene encoding serine protease 29-like has product MLWLLLLTPFFSGTCVVGSPASFPGNELVGIVGGHNAPQGKWPWQVSLKIYDYDWASWVHICGGSLIHPQWVLTAAHCIDRKDADPAAYRIHAGDVYLYGGRTLLNVTRVIVHPDYINAQLGTDVALLQLSHSMRCTANVRPVKLPSALLEVTPEDECWVTGWGTVMVHQLLPPPYRLQQVAVSVVENAVCDQQYHDATRYRLAGRKIIQDDMLCAGTEGRDSCQGDSGGPLVCKMTGAWHLVGVVSWGDSCAVRNRPGVYARVQTYVPWITQQIRRGL; this is encoded by the exons ATGCTGTGGCTGTTGCTTCTGACCCCCTTCTTCTCGGGGACCTGCGTCGTGGGGAGCCCAG cctccttccctggAAACGAGCTGGTGGGAATCGTCGGGGGCCACAATGCCCCCCAGGGGAAGTGGCCGTGGCAGGTCAGCCTGAAAATCTACGATTATGACTGGGCCTCCTGGGTGCACATCTGCGGGGGCTCCCTCATCCACCCCCAGTGGGTGCTGACCGCTGCCCACTGCATCGACCG GAAGGACGCCGACCCGGCAGCCTACCGCATCCATGCCGGGGACGTGTACCTCTACGGGGGGAGGACGCTGCTGAATGTGACCCGCGTCATCGTCCACCCCGACTACATCAACGCCCAACTGGGTACAGACGTGGCCCTGCTCCAGCTGTCACACTCTATGAGATGCACGGCTAACGTCAGGCCTGTCAAGCTCCCGTCGGCCCTGCTTGAAGTCACCCCAGAGGACGAGTGCTGGGTGACCGGCTGGGGCACCGTCATGGTGCACC AGTTGCTGCCTCCGCCCTACCGTCTGCAGCAGGTGGCGGTGAGCGTGGTGGAGAACGCCGTCTGTGACCAGCAGTACCATGACGCCACCAGGTACCGCTTGGCGGGCAGGAAGATCATCCAGGACGACATGCTGTGTGCGGGGACCGAGGGCCGGGACTCCTGCCAG ggCGATTCCGGAGGCCCTCTGGTGTGCAAGATGACGGGTGCTTGGCACTTGGTGGGAGTGGTCAGCTGGGGCGACAGCTGTGCCGTGAGAAACCGTCCCGGGGTCTATGCTCGCGTCCAGACGTATGTGCCCTGGATCACGCAGCAAATCAGGAGGGGCCTCTGA